The following proteins are co-located in the Triticum aestivum cultivar Chinese Spring chromosome 1A, IWGSC CS RefSeq v2.1, whole genome shotgun sequence genome:
- the LOC123064812 gene encoding protein IQ-DOMAIN 31 isoform X1: MGKSPAKWLKSVLFGKKTSRSGSAKAKDLSKTGSNRGYVAAGKEPGFSESSPVISEPVLVTPRNNDAVPEAGKGENSSSQGEAVVQHEVNHDLDKQSTVGSDVLSNDPERLKEEQAAVKAQAAFRGYLARRAFRALKGIIRLQALIRGHLVRRQAASTLRATWLIVKFQAIVRGRNVRLSSDAIQFSWKLAEQKSVGTKPDAWREKLASNAFARKLLASPILVEALHFQYDERDPNSAFNWLERWTISRVWKPVYQTKRNAIADAKPQTKRASYAMETESGKLKRNARKSSAMSVEPTPPTNMPLETEKTRRNPRKFTSTPADSVPDSQLTELEKVKRSLRKVTNSMAEASKVSSPATETPDHPEIQFEKPQRTAQEVPVYPEIQEPHHDDLLENAKVDIFVPDLKPEVEVTPYAVTTEEKLNEPTVVATTAEVMPLQDIDNEENALVNDAEQRSREEPLSAESLKGGNRRSSFSTKPEYPENGSKNSPAVPSYMSATKSAKAKLRGQISPRLSADSAEKTVHTRRHSLPSPANGKQNSHSPRTQRPIHPGTKEGAKVDKSMLSSRDAAERPMKAEWRR, translated from the exons ATGGGGAAGTCCCCGGCCAAGTGGCTCAAGTCCGTGCTCTTCGGGAAGAAGACCTCCAGGTCTGGCTCCGCCAAGGCCAAGGATTTATCG AAGACCGGGAGCAACAGAGGGTATGTTGCTGCTGGGAAGGAGCCCGGGTTCTCGGAGAGCTCCCCGGTGATCTCCGAGCCGGTGCTCGTCACCCCGCGCAACAACGACGCCGTGCCGGAGGCGGGGAAGGGTGAGAATTCCAGCTCGCAAGGCGAAGCGGTGGTGCAGCATGAAGTGAACCATGATTTGGATAAGCAGAGCACTGTCGGGTCTGATGTGCTGTCCAATGACCCGGAGCGGCTGAAGGAAGAACAAGCAGCCGTCAAGGCCCAAGCTGCCTTCCGAGGCTACCTG GCACGTCGGGCTTTCCGTGCATTGAAAGGAATCATACGACTTCAGGCGCTGATTCGTGGCCATCTTGTAAGGAGGCAAGCTGCTTCAACTCTCCGTGCTACATGGTTGATTGTGAAGTTCCAAGCTATTGTTCGTGGTAGAAATGTCAGACTCTCTAGTGATGCAATTCAATTCAGTTGGAAGCTTGCCGAGCAGAAGTCTGTG GGTACTAAACCAGATGCATGGAGGGAGAAGTTAGCTTCAAACGCATTTGCCCGTAAG CTTCTGGCTTCACCGATTCTGGTAGAGGCTCTTCACTTTCAGTATGACGAGAGGGATCCCAATTCAGCCTTCAACTGGTTAGAGAGATGGACCATAAGCCGTGTCTGGAAACCTGTTTACCAAACAAAGAGAAATGCTATTGCTGATGCCAAACCGCAGACAAAGAGGGCCAGTTACGCTATGGAAACAGAGTCAGGGAAATTGAAACGCAATGCTCGGAAGAGTTCTGCAATGTCAGTTGAGCCCACCCCTCCGACAAACATGCCGTTGGAAACTGAAAAAACAAGAAGGAACCCAAGGAAATTCACTAGCACTCCTGCTGATTCAGTGCCTGATAGCCAATTAACTGAACTTGAGAAGGTTAAGCGTAGCCTTCGGAAGGTAACTAATTCCATGGCCGAAGCCTCAAAGGTATCTAGTCCTGCAACTGAAACCCCTGACCACCCAGAGATCCAATTTGAGAAACCACAACGTACTGCACAGGAAGTTCCAGTTTATCCTGAGATTCAAGAACCTCACCATGATGATCTTCTGGAAAATGCGAAGGTGGATATCTTTGTACCTGATCTCAAACCTGAAGTGGAAGTTACTCCATATGCAGTCACAACTGAAGAAAAACTTAATGAGCCGACCGTTGTTGCTACAACAGCTGAAGTTATGCCTCTGCAAGACATTGACAATGAAGAAAATGCTTTGGTGAATGATGCGGAGCAGAGATCCAGAGAAGAACCTCTCTCCGCCGAAAGCCTTAAAGGTGGCAACAGGAGGTCTTCGTTCTCAACGAAGCCAGAATATCCAGAGAACGGGTCCAAAAACTCTCCTGCTGTGCCCAGCTACATGTCTGCAACAAAATCTGCGAAGGCGAAGCTGCGGGGACAGATATCACCTAGACTTAGCGCTGATTCAGCAGAAAAAACTGTCCACACACGCCGCCATTCCCTTCCTTCTCCTGCCAATGGTAAGCAGAACTCGCACTCGCCGCGTACACAAAGGCCAATCCATCCTGGTACCAAAGAGGGAGCGAAAGTTGACAAGTCTATGCTGTCGTCAAGAGACGCAGCTG AGAGACCGATGAAAGCTGAATGGAGACGGTGA
- the LOC123064812 gene encoding protein IQ-DOMAIN 31 isoform X2: MGKSPAKWLKSVLFGKKTSRSGSAKAKDLSTGSNRGYVAAGKEPGFSESSPVISEPVLVTPRNNDAVPEAGKGENSSSQGEAVVQHEVNHDLDKQSTVGSDVLSNDPERLKEEQAAVKAQAAFRGYLARRAFRALKGIIRLQALIRGHLVRRQAASTLRATWLIVKFQAIVRGRNVRLSSDAIQFSWKLAEQKSVGTKPDAWREKLASNAFARKLLASPILVEALHFQYDERDPNSAFNWLERWTISRVWKPVYQTKRNAIADAKPQTKRASYAMETESGKLKRNARKSSAMSVEPTPPTNMPLETEKTRRNPRKFTSTPADSVPDSQLTELEKVKRSLRKVTNSMAEASKVSSPATETPDHPEIQFEKPQRTAQEVPVYPEIQEPHHDDLLENAKVDIFVPDLKPEVEVTPYAVTTEEKLNEPTVVATTAEVMPLQDIDNEENALVNDAEQRSREEPLSAESLKGGNRRSSFSTKPEYPENGSKNSPAVPSYMSATKSAKAKLRGQISPRLSADSAEKTVHTRRHSLPSPANGKQNSHSPRTQRPIHPGTKEGAKVDKSMLSSRDAAERPMKAEWRR; encoded by the exons ATGGGGAAGTCCCCGGCCAAGTGGCTCAAGTCCGTGCTCTTCGGGAAGAAGACCTCCAGGTCTGGCTCCGCCAAGGCCAAGGATTTATCG ACCGGGAGCAACAGAGGGTATGTTGCTGCTGGGAAGGAGCCCGGGTTCTCGGAGAGCTCCCCGGTGATCTCCGAGCCGGTGCTCGTCACCCCGCGCAACAACGACGCCGTGCCGGAGGCGGGGAAGGGTGAGAATTCCAGCTCGCAAGGCGAAGCGGTGGTGCAGCATGAAGTGAACCATGATTTGGATAAGCAGAGCACTGTCGGGTCTGATGTGCTGTCCAATGACCCGGAGCGGCTGAAGGAAGAACAAGCAGCCGTCAAGGCCCAAGCTGCCTTCCGAGGCTACCTG GCACGTCGGGCTTTCCGTGCATTGAAAGGAATCATACGACTTCAGGCGCTGATTCGTGGCCATCTTGTAAGGAGGCAAGCTGCTTCAACTCTCCGTGCTACATGGTTGATTGTGAAGTTCCAAGCTATTGTTCGTGGTAGAAATGTCAGACTCTCTAGTGATGCAATTCAATTCAGTTGGAAGCTTGCCGAGCAGAAGTCTGTG GGTACTAAACCAGATGCATGGAGGGAGAAGTTAGCTTCAAACGCATTTGCCCGTAAG CTTCTGGCTTCACCGATTCTGGTAGAGGCTCTTCACTTTCAGTATGACGAGAGGGATCCCAATTCAGCCTTCAACTGGTTAGAGAGATGGACCATAAGCCGTGTCTGGAAACCTGTTTACCAAACAAAGAGAAATGCTATTGCTGATGCCAAACCGCAGACAAAGAGGGCCAGTTACGCTATGGAAACAGAGTCAGGGAAATTGAAACGCAATGCTCGGAAGAGTTCTGCAATGTCAGTTGAGCCCACCCCTCCGACAAACATGCCGTTGGAAACTGAAAAAACAAGAAGGAACCCAAGGAAATTCACTAGCACTCCTGCTGATTCAGTGCCTGATAGCCAATTAACTGAACTTGAGAAGGTTAAGCGTAGCCTTCGGAAGGTAACTAATTCCATGGCCGAAGCCTCAAAGGTATCTAGTCCTGCAACTGAAACCCCTGACCACCCAGAGATCCAATTTGAGAAACCACAACGTACTGCACAGGAAGTTCCAGTTTATCCTGAGATTCAAGAACCTCACCATGATGATCTTCTGGAAAATGCGAAGGTGGATATCTTTGTACCTGATCTCAAACCTGAAGTGGAAGTTACTCCATATGCAGTCACAACTGAAGAAAAACTTAATGAGCCGACCGTTGTTGCTACAACAGCTGAAGTTATGCCTCTGCAAGACATTGACAATGAAGAAAATGCTTTGGTGAATGATGCGGAGCAGAGATCCAGAGAAGAACCTCTCTCCGCCGAAAGCCTTAAAGGTGGCAACAGGAGGTCTTCGTTCTCAACGAAGCCAGAATATCCAGAGAACGGGTCCAAAAACTCTCCTGCTGTGCCCAGCTACATGTCTGCAACAAAATCTGCGAAGGCGAAGCTGCGGGGACAGATATCACCTAGACTTAGCGCTGATTCAGCAGAAAAAACTGTCCACACACGCCGCCATTCCCTTCCTTCTCCTGCCAATGGTAAGCAGAACTCGCACTCGCCGCGTACACAAAGGCCAATCCATCCTGGTACCAAAGAGGGAGCGAAAGTTGACAAGTCTATGCTGTCGTCAAGAGACGCAGCTG AGAGACCGATGAAAGCTGAATGGAGACGGTGA
- the LOC543311 gene encoding mitochondrial outer membrane protein porin 2 — MDAAKPTPAPARPAGPGLYADIGKKARDLLNRDYTTGQKFTFTTTAANGATITSSSTKKNEAILADLQTQVKIKNFTVDVKATSDSSVVTTITVPELYTPGLKGVLSLPFPYQKSTPGKAELQYLHPHLGINGSVGLNSNPLVNFSGVIGTKAFAFGVDVAFDTASGDFTKYNAGLSHTNQDLTASLNLNNKANTLAASYYHQVQRTTAVGAEIAHSFSSNENTITIGTQHELDPLTTVKGRYNNFGVASALIQHAWRPKSLITFSTEVDTKAIEKSPKFGLALSLKP, encoded by the exons ATGGACGCCGCCAAGCCCACCCCAGCCCCCGCCCGCCCCGCCGGCCCGGGGCTCTACGCCGACATCGGCAAGAAGGCCAGAG ATCTCCTCAACAGGGACTACACCACCGGCCAGAAGTTCACcttcaccaccaccgccgccaacggAGCC ACAATTACTAGTTCAAGCACAAAGAAAAATGAAGCTATCTTGGCTGACCTCCAGACCCAGGTGAAGATCAAGAATTTCACAGTGGATGTGAAAGCAACTTCGGACTCAAGT GTTGTAACTACAATCACTGTTCCTGAGCTGTACACACCAGGCTTGAAGGGAGTTCTTTCTCTTCCTTTCCCCTACCAGAAGTCTACTCCTGGGAAG GCTGAACTCCAGTACTTGCATCCCCATCTTGGCATCAACGGCAGTGTTGGCCTGAATTCAAACCCTCTTGTTAACTTTTCTGGTGTCATTGGGACTAAGGCTTTTGCTTTTGGTGTTGATGTTGCATTTGACACTGCCTCTGGTGACTTCACCAAGTACAATGCTGGACTGAGCCACACTAACCAAGATCTTACTGCTTCGTTGAATCT GAACAACAAGGCAAACACCCTGGCTGCTTCCTACTACCACCAGGTGCAGCGCACCACTGCTGTGGGAGCAGAGATCGCTCACAGCTTCTCAAGCAACGAGAACACCATCACCATTGGGACGCAGCACGAGCTGGACCCCCTGACCACTGTGAAGGGGCGTTACAACAACTTCGGCGTCGCAAGTGCGCTCATCCAGCACGCGTGGAGGCCCAAGTCTCTCATCACCTTCTCCACCGAGGTTGACACCAAGGCCATTGAGAAGAGCCCCAAGTTTGGGCTGGCCCTGTCACTCAAGCCCTGA